Within Pseudomonadota bacterium, the genomic segment ATGGAAGACGAAATGGCGCTTCGCATGACCGCGGAGGTTGATCGGATTAAATTGACTGAGCGTGTGATGGAGGGAGAAAAGCTGCGGGCAATGGGGCAGTTAACGGCGGGTGTTGCCCATGATTTCAATAACCTGATGACCGTTGTTACGCTGGGTGCCAATCAACTCAAGGACGATCTGCTGCCCGTTGAAAATCCCGATCGTGCGGAAACGATTGACAACATTCGACAGGCAGCGGAGACCGGCGCGAAAATCACACGAGGGCTGCTGGCCTACGTCCGGGAGCAACCACTCAATCCAGAGTACCTGAATCTTGATGAATTCTTGCGCGAATCGACAGCGCTGTTTCGCAACACCATCGGCGAGCGCATCGTGCTCGATGTCGAAGCGGCGCCGTGTTCAGTGTTGGTCGACAAGGCGCAGCTGACCACCGCCTTATTGAACGTGCTGCTTAATGCTCGGGAAGCCATGCCCGAAGGCGGTCGTATCACATTGACGCTTAGCGCGTTTGGTGATCAGGCTCGAATCCAAATTCGTGATAACGGTGTCGGCATGGCGCCGCATGTACTGGAGCAGGCAACCGAGCCGTTCTTCACAACCAAGCAGCATGAGGAGGGCTCTGGTCTCGGTCTATCGATGGTGTTTGGCTTTGCACGACAGTCAAATGGTGATCTTCATATTGAATCGGCACTCGGTGGGGGCACGACCGTTACGTTTTTCTTGCCGATGGCCGAAGCCAGAACGGCTTCTGCGTCTGATGTCTCCACTGCATCCTCTAACGTTCCAAGGGCCGTACGCATTCTCGCTGTGGATGATCGTCCGAGCGTCTTGCGGGTTCTAAAGCGATCGCTTTCGCGCATGGTGGATACGGTGATCTGCGCAACCAATGCAACGGAAGCCTTAGCGATGATCGAGCAACAAGGTTTGCCGGACTGTGTCGTAACCGACATTGTCATGCCCGGTGAGATAGACGGGGTTGGTCTTGTCCGCACACTGCGTCAGCGATCGCCGTCCTTACCGGCCGTGCTGATGTCAGGCTATGCTCGTGATATCGATGATGAGTGCGTGTATTTGCAAAAGCCGTTCTCGTACGATCAATTAGAGCGTGCCATCGAAGAGGCGTTGAGTCGGGAAGTAGAGTCTGTCCCGGCCCATGCGAATGGCTAAACGACGGTTTCAGCGGTTTTTCGATTGAGGCGTTTGATGACGCCGATGGAGCCTAGCTGGGCCAGTAGTCGATAATGCCATCCAGAAACATCTGCACACTGATCATGATAATGATCATGCCCATTAGCCGCTCGACTGCAATCAGGCCGCGATGACCGAGCAGTTTCAGGAATGTATTGGAGAAAAGCAGGATTAGCGCGGTCAGAAACCACGCGGCCAGAAGCGCGATAACCCAATCGATCATGCGCCCTTCACTGCTGTTGGTAATCAGAATTAGCGCAGCGAGTAGGGATGGTCCGGCGACCATGGGAATGGCCAGCGGCACAAGAAACGGCTCGCCGTCTTCGCCGCCATCATCGGCCCAACTGCTCCCACGACCGGGGAACACCATCTTGATGCCAATGAGAAATAAAATAATTCCCCCTGAGATGCTCACGGCCTCCTGCCGCACGTGCAGAAATTCAAGAATATGTTTGCCGGCGAATAGGAAAATCATCATCACGACCAGTGCCAGCAGCAGCTCGCGCACGATAATGCGCTGTCGCCGCTCTTCGGGCACCGATTTGAGCACGGATAGAAAAATCGGCAAGTTGCCCAGTGGGTCCATGATCAAGAAGAGCATGACGGCGGCGGATAGGATGGTCATCAATGGGGCTCCAGACACGAATCGGGGCATGGTGACACAATCAGGTCGGGGACCCAATAAGAATACGCAAAGGCAGGTTGTCGGCGTATTTCGACTGGCGCCCATGAACAGACGGGAGACCCGAGTCGTTCGGAATTCGATGGCGTAGTTGACTGAGGGTCATCGGGACTCGGTAGCGACGACCGGCCGATCTGCGCGTTCAACCTCTGCCGACGCCGCGCCGCGGGGTGCGCCGCGACAGTCGGCTGTCGCGCCGTCTGGACCGACTGACTCGGCCAACAGCGACGAAATGCGATTAAAGGAACTGCAAGTCCCTAATAAGTAAGAATAAAGGGCGAAAATCCATGTGCCTTTCCCTACTCATTATATACAGGGCACGAACTCCCCCTTGATTTCGTCGTTTCACGACCCAAAATCAGCCCTCGAGAATCGCTATGACATCCCGACGAATCAGGCTTAATTGCCGGTTGACAGTCGCAACCGACCGCATCACAATACCCGGCTTACGTCCGCGGAGGGGTACCCAAGCGGTCAACGGGGGCAGACTGTAAATCTGCTGGCTTTGCCTTCGGAGGTTCGAATCCTTCCCCCTCCACCAGATTGCTCGCGTCGGCAATGTCCGAGTGCGAGTGCTCTGTTGGGTTTGTTTTGGTTAAGTGTTTGCTTTCGCGGGTGTAGTTCAACGGTAGAACCTCAGCCTTCCAAGCTGATGATGTGGGTTCGATTCCCATCACCCGCTCCAGCCTTGGATAACATGCCATCTCAAACGAGGACGTGAACTGATTGCCAGGAGGCGGTCAGAGTTTGACGAACGGAAAAGACCGG encodes:
- a CDS encoding YhgN family NAAT transporter, translated to MTILSAAVMLFLIMDPLGNLPIFLSVLKSVPEERRQRIIVRELLLALVVMMIFLFAGKHILEFLHVRQEAVSISGGIILFLIGIKMVFPGRGSSWADDGGEDGEPFLVPLAIPMVAGPSLLAALILITNSSEGRMIDWVIALLAAWFLTALILLFSNTFLKLLGHRGLIAVERLMGMIIIMISVQMFLDGIIDYWPS